The DNA segment CCTCAATGCCAACAAGTTGCCCGATGATAGATAGGAAATGAAGAAAATCAAGCACATGGCAGCACACTTCATCCTTGTTGGCAGAGTTCTATACAGACAGGATTATTCTATGCCCCTCCTAAGGTACATTTCACTTGAGCAAGCGCAATACGTCTTAGCAGAGAAAAAAGGAGTATGCATTAACCACCCAGGAGGGAAAGTAGTAAGGGCGGGATACTACTGGCCACGTGCCCTTAGAGACGCAGATGAGTTTGTCCAAAAATGTTGGAAGTTCCAAGAGTTCTCCCTTGTACCTCATTGCCCACCCAAGGAACTAACATCAATCACCTTGTAATGGCCCTTTATGCAATGAGGGTGTTAACTTGTAACCCTACAACCAAGCTTTGTCTTAAACAAATGAGGCCAACTTCAATTGTACGTCCATGTGAGGGACCACAACATTCACGTCTATCAAGTCGCTCTTCAAATCCTTGACAAGAACGTTGTTGGTGGCTAGCTTGCGCTCCACCTCAGCCAATTTGGTTATTGCCTCGTCTACCTTGGTCTTCTTTGTGAATGCATCGACATGGGCCAAGGTGACCTCGACCTCCAAGTCCTTCACCTACTACGACTTAGAGTCGGGggacttgtttttcttcttcatagACTCAAAGGACTCATATTGGTCGTTGAGCCAATTGTACGACTGAGTGTAGGAGTCACGTTGCTTCTTCAATTGTGAATTCTCCTCCTGAAACTCCCAAATAGCCTCCTCCAGTTTCCCCAGCTCTACCGTTTGGTTGTCTGGCTACTTCTACATAGTATCTAGTACCCGCCCTTGAAGCACAGCCTCTAGCCTGTGCTGCCTGGCTTTTTCTCGCGATTTGGCAAGATTAGACTTGAGCATGGCCTTCCATCGATGAATCTAGGCCATCCTCTTTCGTCTTCGTTGACAGTCAAATTCTACCTTGACAAGGGCCTCCTCCAATCTCTCCTTTTCCTCCCTCTCCCACGTGGCGTGTTGCAAGGCTAGGCTAGTCATGGAGCAAAGTGCTCAATTCTCTTCCTCCAAAGCTCCTCGGCCATCAACGATGAAAGTCGCCAATTGCTCAACTACCTatcacaaaacaaaaagaagtcAAGATCTGAGCAAGCCAAGAagaacataataataataataataataataaatatacccTGAAAAAGAGATCTCTAAGGGCCTCGACCATTTCCTGGATGGACTCCTCATTAGACATCCTTGACCTAAACTAATGGGGAGATGGAAGGGAATCCAAGACTGGACTCCCTCTTTCCTCAAGTAGAGGATAGGAGACAGAAGGGGGTTGCTTGCGATCCTAGCACACAGTGGATCGCATAGGGATGGTGCAATCATCAAAGAGGGTATGCGCCGAGGGGGCCAAGTATCTCCTTATGCTAGTTTCATCTAGCAAAGAATCAGAGAAGACATCGTCCAGGTGTGCCTTGACCTAGTCATGAACGGTCTCCAACCGACTTGCCTCCTCCGAGGTCGCCTTCAGCCTGACATCTCTATCCTCAAGGACTAGCCTCCATATAGCTCGCACAAGATACTCCCGTTGGACAATTTGCCCTGTTGGAAACTCCAACCGCGTTGGACAATTTGCCCAACTGGAAACTTCCAATCTTTGACTTGATTGTATCGTGGCTCCAAATAAGCCACTGCCCGCCCTGGATGCGAGTGGAAGCTACAAGTATTCCCCTTGTGTTTCGAAACGTTGTGAGTCAAGAGGAAATCTCATGCAGTGAGATCTTAGTGTTCAGGGTCAACCTCCTCTAGAGCCCTACACCAGACGATGCAACAACACACCAAGATCCTCCCCACGTTGGAGTGAAGCTATGCAGGGCCAACTAAAGGAAGGCCAATACCTCATGTACCGGCCGATAGAAAAGAGCCACAAATGGTTGGTAAACATTTTAGAATACAGTGCTACTTCAAGGCGAAACGCTCAAGATCCACGGCCCCCTCGTGGGCCCTAGGAACCTCCAAGACAGCGGAGTTTGGGAGTCCATAAGAAAATTCCTTTCATAAATCTCATTAtatctctttatatattttcatcaaTTCCTTTAgtaaatcttcaattcttctatatatatctatatatacacacataaatATTTACATGATATACACTTACAcaagtatatatttattttattaattatcagtttatatgtttatatatatagttttgaaACGGTACATTGGAACATAGCAATgctaaaatatttcattccagtatttaaaccaaaataattattaaaactgaatttaaaatattggaCAAATTAAACCCAATAGAGAATTATAGAATAACAACTCAAATACAACTTtcgattaaaaataataatttccttTACCTTAGGTCAAAATTATTGGCAACACAAcatctcaaaataaaagaaaatttattatgtttttaatgtTTAGTTGTAATATAGTTGTGGTAactatatcattttcttcattgtAGTGATCTAATTAAACCCTTCAGTTATCTTacaattcttttataatttatttcacAATCATTTAATgtaataatgttaatttattaaaaataaatttcaatttcacAAAATTACCATCCACTTAACTTAATGTAGAGTTTTTAAGAGAGTTACATTAATCATTTTCCTAATGTTACAAACTAattttaggttgtgtttggatgttgagttgagttgaattgagatgaaataaaagttgaaagttaaataaaatattgttagaatattatttttgtaatattattattattttagaacttaaaaaaattgaattatttattatattttgtattaaaatttaagaaaattttaataattaaatgaaatgagtttGAGATCTAAACTAGTCCACATATCATACTTTCACATGTGATATTTTTATcgacatttcaatttttttttttatatttttaaaagaaaaatgtatagATTGACGATTTATGTGATCTATATAATAGGATGAATGTGTAGCatgacatatatttttatatatattttacgcttataaatatttaaaaaaaaatcactacatcattaaaaaattatttctttaattattaagtaaacaaaaaaatagttCTAAATCCCCAACCGAAAAAGGACGATTCTACAGTTACCATCCATTTATTACTGTAGcatatttgaaagttttattttatttttttataaaatattcatgTGTGATACTTTAGCatttttgtttggaattttCATGGAATTGGCTGCGCACTGGACAGACGTACCGTGCACGTCACCAGCACCAAGTCATCGCTTGCAAAAGCCAGAGCATGTGCCGAGAATTCGAGCTCGTGTCGGCTTGCCAATGAGCCTTGGAACCTCTCTGACCCTTGGACGAGTCTCGGCCAACACGATCGCCGTCTTCAACCATAGGATTCAAGATCCACCGCGATTCTTCTGCCCCAACGTCCACCGCGACTACATGGCCGATAAAACAAAAATCGAGGCTCAACCAAAACTGGAGAGCATCGGGAAAGACAAGGAATTAGAAGAAAAATTGAAGACGAAGGAGGAGAAATGGACGTCGCCGCCACCGCCGGAGAAGCCACTGCCGGGAGATTGCTGTGGCAGTGGATGCGTGCGGTGCGTGTGGGACGTTTACTATGAGGAGCTTGAGGCATATGACAAGCTTTGCAAAAGCGATTCTGAGTCCAAATCCACGCCCTCCTGatgtttgttgttttgtttttcgcTTTGGTTCACATTCGTGATTTGTTTTGATTATGTTATCGGCTTCTGATCATGGTTGATTGGTGAAAagggtctttttttttcttttattgtctttggatctcattcttttcatttttcaattccACGTGAGAAAATTGAGCACAAAGAAATTTCAACAATTTAACGAATTCCAATTCTATCAATCAACTCAATGAATAAGGCCAGGTTTGGGATAGAGaattctaattttaaacttaaaatctttattttattattataatttttttaaatttttatataaaatataataaataatttaacttttttaaatcttaattcaattttttcaaatttcaaaacaactataatactaaaaaataatattttaaactttaatttcaaaGTTAAAATTCTTATCTCTACCTCTAAACTTGTCCTAGACATTGAGAATGAAATAATTAGACAATGATTACGATACGGTTTGGAAGTAagatgagaataaaataattagatagtgaTTGCGATATGCAATTAGTTTGGAagtaagataaaaaatttgaatttaaaataaaagtttaaaatattatttttttaatattattattattttagaatttaaaaaaattaaattgagatttaaaaaggttaaattgttttttatattttatataaaaatttaataagttgtaataatgatatagatgagatgaaaattttgtatatcATCTTACTTTTCAACCTTCCTCTTCACGTGAAAATTTAAGTAAAAGTACTGTATACAAGCGTTCTTAAATTAGCCAAgacatttagaatataaaatcattaattttatttagaatATGTGTATGtcaattttattagttattaatgTTAAGTGGTTGGCctataaatttatttagaaTATGAGTATgtcaattattataattaaggacgttaaaatcacaataaagTATAGCGTCGCATTTTCTAAGCGCTGGCATTAGCACATGTTGTGAAATCGtctttcatctcatcattataattttttttaaattttcacacaaaataataaataattaaactttttcaaattttaaaataataataatattaaaaaataatattctaacaatatttaattcaaattttaactttcatctaaaactatcttgTCTTATCCTATTATCCAAACAACATTGCAAATGGTTGGGTTctaatattttaagattttaagatGGTTTAGATGGAATTTGAAAACTTTTTTGGGTGAGAAATTCTTTATACTAAACatttacaaactttaaaacaagtataatatttttaactttataatatatttatttaactttttcactaTCTTTTCTCAAAACcgaataaaatttcaaataaacgAATCTCatataaatcttttataaaaaaaagtgaatctcattaataaagaatagtctttttacatattttataggtgaggttttttttcttttacaatggCTTATATAAAAAGCTTGtctattttaaaatttgcgtaaatcatttctctaaaatatattcactcaaatcatttcaatactatttataaaagaaaaattctaaacagcAGCCTACACTTTTTCACATTAttgaaaaatgtaattttactCTTTTACCCTCTTTTATTTTACACTTCAAAAATATTAGTGTATTGGGTGTGAGGCTGTTGTGTAGCatgtctttttataaaattctaagATATTTCAAGTTAGTTATACTTGTAATTTCTATGACCTGCTAAATTTACATGAAATGCAATGTTCCAGTTCCACTCACCCAAGACAATGTCCTAAGCTAAATACATTATATAATTTAgactatttgttttctttttcggaATTGTTCGTAAttattgaagaaacaaaaaggataaaatataataggaggaaaaaaaaaaaaaaaaggccttaGAAATTGGGCCATGGGCCCAAGGGGCTTGGGATAGTTTTACTCCATCCCCTCCTCCCCTTTAAACATCCCCGtcccaaaattacaaaaaataaaataaaaatgctttCATTGCCTTGAGCTTACCTTTTCCCTTTAGTAATCAATCTCTCTCCACCGGGGATGATTCGGCAGCCGATCATCTGCCGCTCCCACGTTTTGTCAGTTCCGGTCATATAGAATATCAATCGGTGGCATTCTCTTTACAAAAGGTCATATCAAATCAGCCCCATAGAGAGTACCAGAAATTTATCTCTCATCCCTTCCAGTCCGCTTCttctatttcaaattttcaacccCTTCCACAATCGAATTTGAGGTAAAATTTTAATCCTCTTCGATTATCGAGATTTCGTGGGGGAGATGGAAGTTGTTTTAAGTTTGATAGAAATTGCTGGGAATTAGACGTATAGTTATTGTGATTGGGTTAATTGTTGGAATTGACTATTTGTGGCGTTCGGTGAAGAAGAATTGAAAATTTGGGCTGTTTGAAAATATGGGCTGGCTTAGACTTTTATGTACATATGGTGTTTCTTGAGAATGATTTATAGATGATATATTTTGAGTTTGTAAATGCTTCAATCAGAATAATACTTGAGAATGGtgtttcaaaagaaatatttccGGTGTTTAGGCTTCATTTCCGATTAAGTCtaaatgttttgagtttttatCCACCGTTCTTATTTGTTTGAGTATTCAAGTGAAGTTGTCAATGGATTTGTAGTTTTGTACAAGTGGGCTGCGTTTATAGATTCAGATATATAGTTCATAGACCTTGAGCTTCAACTGTGATAGATGCGATGGACAACATTATTTCACAGCTCACTAAttctttgtttatttaccaTAAATGTTATAGATGATATCTTCTACAGCTTTACTACCATAACTGTCAGGGCATGGAATTGTAATATGCAGTCATAACATTGTTTATTGTATAGAAAATGGTTCTATAAATAATTGTTACATCACAGAAGTGCAATTGCTAAGAAGTGTTGTATTCTTTTGAAGTGAGCACAgatgttttagaattttcttttcttttttaatatcttatGAAAGGCTTGAGACCAAGAAACCTTTTGGCTAAGGGTTAAAagtaattaaaggaaaaaaccGATGAGTTGCCTGCCAAGATGCACACAT comes from the Carya illinoinensis cultivar Pawnee chromosome 8, C.illinoinensisPawnee_v1, whole genome shotgun sequence genome and includes:
- the LOC122319039 gene encoding uncharacterized protein LOC122319039, producing the protein MELAAHWTDVPCTSPAPSHRLQKPEHVPRIRARVGLPMSLGTSLTLGRVSANTIAVFNHRIQDPPRFFCPNVHRDYMADKTKIEAQPKLESIGKDKELEEKLKTKEEKWTSPPPPEKPLPGDCCGSGCVRCVWDVYYEELEAYDKLCKSDSESKSTPS